A genomic window from Cydia amplana chromosome 3, ilCydAmpl1.1, whole genome shotgun sequence includes:
- the LOC134662970 gene encoding phenoloxidase-activating enzyme-like: MKIHEPMGTNMAACGGSLVSPRHVLTAAHCLDFDIKNYEDVSIYLAEYNTRTFPNDCTGSQCVQNVLMHPDKVTVHQQFDRRAVHNDIAMLRLAGPAPNSEYIRPIPLPTFNINNAKYEGAPLTIAGWGQTEHGQPSPIKLHAQVQLISPNTCRKYFPVTGGMLCAAGRHGQDSCFGDSGGPIMVEQQGNFQLVGIVSFGDSKCGGSKPSVYTNVFSYLDWIQNTMRD; encoded by the exons ATGAAGATCCATGAGCCGATGGGGACCAACATGGCGGCTTGTGGAGGCTCCCTCGTCAGCCCCCGGCATGTGCTCACTGCTGCCCACTGCTTGGATTTCGACATCAAGAACTACGAAGA TGTAAGCATCTACCTAGCCGAGTACAACACCCGGACCTTCCCGAATGACTGCACCGGGAGCCAGTGCGTCCAGAACGTGTTGATGCATCCAGACAAGGTGACCGTCCACCAGCAGTTCGATCGACGCGCCGTCCACAACGACATCGCGATGTTACGGCTGGCTGGACCCGCACCTAACTCTG AATACATCCGTCCAATCCCCCTTCCCACTTTTAACATCAACAACGCCAAATACGAAGGAGCTCCTCTCACAATCGCCGGCTGGGGCCAAACAGAACACGGCCAACCATCACCTATCAAACTACACGCACAGGTCCAACTGATCTCCCCAAACACTTGTAGGAAATACTTCCCCGTGACTGGTGGCATGTTGTGCGCAGCAGGGAGACACGGCCAGGACTCATGTTTCGGAGACTCCGGAGGCCCAATCATGGTTGAGCAGCAAGGGAACTTCCAGCTTGTTGGGATTGTCAGCTTTGGGGATAGCAAGTGCGGGGGTTCCAAGCCTTCTGTGTACACTAACGTGTTCTCTTATTTGGATTGGATCCAGAATACTATGAGGGATTAG